Below is a genomic region from Flavobacterium ginsengisoli.
AAAACAATTGCTTCTTCTGTCCAGATTTTTGGATAACGAAGCTTCTTTTCGGCTAAAAATTCCATTGCCGTTTCGGTAATTTCTAATTGGTTTTTCATAGCTGTGGTTTTTAATTTCATTAGCAGCAATTGAATCGATTCTATGTTTTTCAAAAACACAAATACATAACAAACTGATAATTAATATTTTCTACACCACAATATTAGAAAAAAGTTTTTTACAAAACAAGCGAACGTTCGCTAAAAATGAAAAATAATTTTTTGGCGATTATTTTTAGAATACCTATATTTGATTCATGGATATCGAAAAAGACTATATAAAGCTGATCTTCGGATTAAAATTGAAGCAAGTCAGAACGCAAAAAAATCTGTCACTTTTTGGCTTGGCCAAATTGACAAATCTTTCAAAATCGTACTTAAACGAGATTGAAAAGGGAAAAAAATATCCAAAAACAGATAAAATTTTATTGCTCTGCGAACATTTGGACGTGACTTACGACCAAATGGTGTCTTTAAAACTCGACAACAACCTCGCTCCGATTGGCGAAATCTTGAAATCCGGAATTTTAAAAGAGATTCCGCTCGAGCTTTTCGGAATTCAGGAAGCCGATCTAATTGATATTATTGCCAATGCTCCCGCAAAAGTCAATGCATTTATTAGCACGATTATCGAAATTGCGCAACATTATAATTTAAGTCGTGAAAGCTTCTTTTTGGCTTCTTTGCGTTCGTATCAGGAAGCTCACAGCAATTATTTTGAAGATTTAGAAGAAAAAGTAATTTCGTTTTCGAAGTCGTTTCAGATTAATCTGGATTCTAAAATTACTGTAGAAGAATTAGAGGCAATTTTAAAAGAAGAATACGAATACAATATCAAAGAAATTGCGTTTGCAGATCAGGAAGCTTTAGACGATTTGCGTTCGATTTATGTTCCGAAAAGTAAGACTTTATTGCTTTCTACAGAACTTGACGCTCCGCAAAAAGCGTTTATTTTAGCTAAAGAAATTGCTTATAATTATTTAAAAATTTCCGATCGTTTACTGACTTTCAGCTGGATTAAATTTGATAATTTCGATCAGGTTCTAAATAATTTTTATGCTTCTTATTTTGCTGGTGCTTTATTATTGCCAAGAAAATTGGTTGTAAATAAAATCAATACTTTTTTAGAAAATGAAAATCCAAAACCAGAAGAATTTGTTCAATTAATCGAAAGCTTTAAAGTTTCACCAGAATCTTTTTATCAGCGACTGACCAATTTATTGCCAAAAGATTTTCAGCTGAAAAACTTATTTTTCTTAAGATTGTCACACAAAATCGGTTCAGATTTTTATCAGATCAATAAAGAATTACATATTACACATCAGCAAGAACCGCACGCCAACGAAACCAACGAACATTATTGCAGGAGATGGGTTTCGGTTAAAACGATTGACGAAGCCATCAAACAAAATAAATCTCATTTTTTTGATGCACAGATTTCGAGCTATGCCAATAGTGGAAACGAATATTTGGTTTTTTCTTCGGCTACAAAGGATCCTTTTGCCGAGAATTTTATTCGAAGTATTTCTGTCGGAATCCTAATTAATCCGACAATGAAAAAGAAATTTAAATTCATTGATGGAAAACCTTTGGTAAAACGAATTGTAGGTGTAACTTGCGAAACTTGCGCTGTAAAAGATTGTTTGGAAAGAAGTGCTCCTCCGACTGTTTTAGAAAGAGAGAAACGCCATGAGAATACAGATGCAGTTGTGCAAGCAGTTTATAAATCAATATAGTTAGAATGTCATGAAATATTTTGTTTTACTTTTTAGTTTGATTTCTATTAACTTCAGTCAAAAAACGGAAAAACTTACTGGCCGTTACAATTATTTGATTGAAGATGACAATTCTTATATCCAAAAAGATAAAATCACTTTTAAGGATAGCATTTTTGTTTTTGATAACAAGTTTATGCCAAAAGGAAAGGTTTCTTATGGCAACAAAATAGTATTGGATAATTTCATTAATACCGATTTAGTTATAAGTATTGCAAAAGATCAAATCGAAAAAGATACGATTCCTTTTTTCATGCATGACAAGAAAAGTTCTTCTGCAAATTATCTTGATGAAGTGGTTGGGAAAGGAAAATTGGTTAGGATTAAGTAATTCAGCGCAATCTTGTCATCCTGAGGAACGAAGGATCACACTCGGAAGTCGACAAAGATTGGCGATTATGCAGGCGGAATTTCTCGTGTGATCCTTCGTTCCTCAGAATGACAAACTGTGTGACTAATTTGAAGCTAAAAAAACTTTATAATTTCCAATCTTTATAGAGTTACTT
It encodes:
- a CDS encoding helix-turn-helix domain-containing protein, giving the protein MDIEKDYIKLIFGLKLKQVRTQKNLSLFGLAKLTNLSKSYLNEIEKGKKYPKTDKILLLCEHLDVTYDQMVSLKLDNNLAPIGEILKSGILKEIPLELFGIQEADLIDIIANAPAKVNAFISTIIEIAQHYNLSRESFFLASLRSYQEAHSNYFEDLEEKVISFSKSFQINLDSKITVEELEAILKEEYEYNIKEIAFADQEALDDLRSIYVPKSKTLLLSTELDAPQKAFILAKEIAYNYLKISDRLLTFSWIKFDNFDQVLNNFYASYFAGALLLPRKLVVNKINTFLENENPKPEEFVQLIESFKVSPESFYQRLTNLLPKDFQLKNLFFLRLSHKIGSDFYQINKELHITHQQEPHANETNEHYCRRWVSVKTIDEAIKQNKSHFFDAQISSYANSGNEYLVFSSATKDPFAENFIRSISVGILINPTMKKKFKFIDGKPLVKRIVGVTCETCAVKDCLERSAPPTVLEREKRHENTDAVVQAVYKSI